The region CTGGTAGTTGGTCTTTATACATTTGCTGTATTTATGAGTCTTTTGATTTCAGTGTAGTAGGTAGCTGCAGTCTTTATACATTTACTGTATTTATGAGTATTTTGCCACTATTCtgtcttttatttatttgtacatcAATTATCCTGTGGCCCCTCCTCCTACCCCTCCTCAGATTCCACCAGTAAGAATACCTGTCCTCTCCCCCTAGTCCGTCTGCATCCATGTTGCTTTAGTCCAATGCTGATAAAACAATTGTGATGCATGTTGCTAGTGTTCTGCACAGTTGACTTGGTCAAATAAACTTGTTTTGACTACAGTTTCTTCTATGATGTGTGCTGTATACGTCACGTGAAACATGTATAGAAAAATAACAATTACACACCAACTATGTGTCAGTTAAACAATTTTATTACAAACATTCTGCAATTACAAACATCCAGAAGTTGACTAGGAAAAGGTTATAATCTCACCATCATTGTTATTATGAAGATTAAGATCAGCTATTCAAAATACTACAGCTTAATGTGTTATACTATCAACCAATCACAATCAAGTAGGTAGTCAAgcaaaaaaataatgtttttttaattaCTCCCAAAAGAATATAATATACGCTAAGAATTTCCCAAAAGAAAATCATAAAATTACTACATCATACATGACACAAAAAGagataaaaaataatataaattCAGTTCTGTGTCGCCTTCAGAAGGCAGTAAAATCTGAGGCGAAAATGCACTTGGTCTGTCCCAAAAGGAAAAGTGACCATTCAAGCATGCTAGCCTGGTCGGGAGTGGAAACAAATCTTGtgttctccccctccctcctcaaaGTAGCAACAAAAGAAAACAATGTCAATTAAGTGTTTCCCCAAGGTATTTATTTCATTTAAGCTAGGCACAAAGGCAACATGACGGGCAGGTAGGAGAGCCCGCCCCACCGAAGTAATGTTAGGGTAAACACTGCAGATGTCTAAAGTGTATCTGGAGAAGGAGACTAGATGAAAGTTCTGTTGATTCCTTCCCCTCTTGTATTCTTTACTTGAAAGACCAAATTGCtttcgctctcctctccttttttcAATACATATTAAGAAGGCACAGTGCATGAATGTATTGGAGTCTCGATGCCATTTCATCTTCCTTTTCACTCTTTTTTGTCCTTTTTCAAGCTGTTGATCTGCTTCTCTTATTTGTAACCAACTCGCCCATTCTGGACCCTGCCTCTCTAcggctccctctctcctcctccctttataGCAGGACACAGCGTTTCTTGGGTTTAGTCTCAGGAGGTTCCAAAGCTGCCAGGATGGCCTCGTCAAACACGTTCTTCAGccccctctgagagagagagagagaggagagagggagagttggcATTGACTTTTCATTGTTTATAAATGTATTCtaacctattttgtgaagtagaGCAATGTTTCAGCCACCATAGGTCCTTATCAGCCCCTTTTCCCTCTAACCATGAAACATTATCATAATCCTTGGCCCCTTACCTGTGTGAGGGCGGAGCACTCCACATATTTGACAGCCCGGAGGTCACGGGCCAGCTTGTCTCCGCTCTCAGGGGACAGGGGCCGCTGTTTGTTCTTGGCCAGCTTCTCCACAGTGTTGCTGTCGTCCCTCAGATCCACCTGGGTGCCCACCAACAGGAAGGGTGTACGAGGACAGTGATGGGAGATCTCTGGAACCCACTACAGGGGTCAAAGGATACACAGAGGTCAGAGTGTGTACAGAATCAGTTCATATGCTCAATTCaaaatcatttttacattttagttattcagcagatgctcttatccagagcgagttgcagttagtgcattcatcttaagaaagctaggtgagacaaccacatacctcagtcgtagtaagtacatttttcagcAAAGTGAGGgctagtaggaaaagacaagtgcaATGCTCTttcttttttcatattttttttttaaccctgAGCTAGCCCCTAGCCATTCTGTTTGCAGATATCAACAGAGATAGATGTAAGCCAGGAATGGGCAACTGGAGGGCCGCGGATCAATTTCCCAAAATTagttaaaaaatgattttttaGGAACTCattcggggtctcaacttactgttgagagttacaaTAGTATAATACAATTTGCAATTTTGAAACGTGGTTGTGAATCAGAAGTTTGTTGTGTTATGTTAGTCACTGAATTAGCTAagaatttttagatt is a window of Salmo trutta chromosome 37, fSalTru1.1, whole genome shotgun sequence DNA encoding:
- the LOC115177487 gene encoding cell division control protein 42 homolog, yielding MQTIKCVVVGDGAVGKTCLLISYTTNKFPSEYVPTVFDNYAVTVMIGGEPYTLGLFDTAGQEDYDRLRPLSYPQTDVFLVCFSCVSPSSFENVREKWVPEISHHCPRTPFLLVGTQVDLRDDSNTVEKLAKNKQRPLSPESGDKLARDLRAVKYVECSALTQRGLKNVFDEAILAALEPPETKPKKRCVLL